From a region of the Gordonia sp. PP30 genome:
- a CDS encoding VWA domain-containing protein, with translation MTPRPERVEGSTTTLVDTLTGFVEDLRGRGIVVGPSNLIDAGQAMEVLDLLDRESLREGLAATLLSDHLHRDTFDLCFELWFPLGHTARAGAIEVPLDDAGQVDVDAMRELTAEVLADDDAMTDGRFDQLVALVVDQLGRYESARGESFSVYQAMSAISPQTLIAQIAAAMAAGIPREEGRRAGDDALNRRAARGATQRFRAAVETEVQRRMSALRGRDEVAAYAVPKLPEQIDFFSANPQDMAKLRRTIDPIARLLASKLEFRRRRNHRGAVDIRSTLRASMSTGGVPIELRHRKPRPGKPELVVICDVSGSVSGFSSFTLQLVYALRQQFSNVRVFAFIDTVDEVTDYFDRSHADDQFGERMATMLTQARISTRDGHSDYGHMLRGFAENYLDSLTHRGALLILGDARNNYALSSVDALERLRDRVRNAYWLNPERRELWDTGDSIAGKYGEAIDMFECRNAEQLAQVIANLLPV, from the coding sequence CTGACGCCGCGCCCTGAGCGCGTCGAAGGGTCCACCACGACACTGGTCGACACCCTCACCGGATTCGTGGAGGACCTGCGCGGCCGGGGAATCGTGGTGGGACCGTCGAACCTGATCGACGCCGGCCAGGCGATGGAGGTCCTCGACCTCCTCGACCGGGAGAGTCTGCGTGAAGGCCTCGCGGCGACGCTGCTGTCCGACCACCTGCACCGCGACACCTTCGACCTGTGCTTCGAGTTGTGGTTTCCGCTCGGGCACACCGCCCGGGCCGGCGCGATCGAGGTACCGCTCGACGACGCGGGTCAGGTGGACGTCGACGCGATGCGGGAGCTGACCGCCGAGGTGCTCGCCGACGACGACGCGATGACCGACGGGCGGTTCGACCAGTTGGTGGCGCTCGTCGTCGACCAGCTCGGCCGGTACGAGTCGGCGCGCGGCGAGAGTTTCTCGGTGTATCAGGCGATGTCGGCGATCTCGCCGCAGACGCTGATCGCCCAGATCGCGGCCGCGATGGCCGCCGGGATCCCGCGCGAGGAAGGCCGCCGGGCCGGCGACGATGCCCTCAACCGGCGCGCCGCGCGCGGCGCCACCCAGCGCTTCCGGGCCGCTGTGGAGACCGAGGTGCAGCGCCGGATGTCGGCCCTGCGCGGCCGCGACGAGGTGGCCGCCTACGCCGTCCCCAAGCTGCCCGAACAGATCGACTTCTTCTCGGCCAACCCGCAGGACATGGCCAAGCTGCGCCGCACCATCGATCCGATCGCGCGGCTGCTGGCGTCGAAGCTGGAATTCCGGCGCCGCCGCAACCACCGCGGCGCCGTGGACATCCGGTCCACGCTGCGGGCGTCGATGTCGACCGGCGGGGTGCCCATCGAGCTGCGGCACCGGAAACCGCGCCCGGGCAAACCCGAGCTGGTGGTGATCTGCGACGTATCGGGGTCGGTCTCCGGCTTCAGTTCGTTCACGCTGCAACTGGTGTACGCGCTGCGTCAGCAGTTCTCCAACGTCCGGGTCTTCGCGTTCATCGACACCGTCGACGAGGTGACCGACTACTTCGACCGCTCACACGCGGACGACCAGTTCGGTGAGCGCATGGCGACGATGCTCACGCAGGCCCGGATCAGCACCCGCGACGGACACTCCGATTACGGTCACATGCTGCGCGGATTCGCCGAGAACTACCTCGACTCGCTCACCCATCGCGGGGCGCTGCTGATCCTCGGCGACGCCCGCAACAACTACGCGCTCTCCTCCGTCGACGCGCTGGAACGGCTGCGCGATCGGGTGCGCAACGCGTACTGGCTGAACCCGGAACGCCGGGAACTGTGGGACACCGGAGACTCGATCGCGGGCAAGTACGGGGAGGCGATCGACATGTTCGAGTGCCGCAACGCCGAGCAGCTCGCCCAGGTGATCGCCAACCTGCTGCCGGTGTGA